The genomic DNA CCGGGACTGGTATCTGGACGACTACCTGCCCGATTATCCCGACCGCATCGGGCTGATCGCCGCGATGCTGTTTGCCCACGAGATGACCCACGTCTGGCAATGGCAGAACCGCCGCTTGACCGGCTTTACGCCGCTGCGCGCCGCGACCGAACATTCGCCCGGCGCCGATCCTTATCTGTTCGAGATCGGCGACCGCAGGTTTCTCGATTTCGGCTACGAGCAGCAAGGCTCCATCGTGGAGGAGTTCGTCTGCTGCCGCGCCTTGGCCCCGCAAGGCGCGCGGACGCAGCGGTTGCACAGCCTGATTTCGCAGGTCATGCCGCTGTCGCCGCTGCCCGCGCGTCCGCCCTATGACGTGGGTCTGCCGTGGGACGGCGTTGATCTGGACACCATCTGCCGTTGAGGACGCCCATGACACAATATGCCATCATCATGACGCTTGCGGGCATCGGCATTCCGCTGCTCGCGGCGTTGAATGCAGCGCTTGGCACGCGGATCGGATCGCCCGCCGTGGCGGCCACGGTGCTGTTTGCCATCGCGTTCGCCACGGCGCTGGTGGTGGCCCTTGCGACCGGGCCCGGTGCATTTGCACGCGTTGCAGGCACCCCGCGCCACCTGTTGCTGGCCGGTGTGCTGATCGCGTTCTACGTGCTGAGTATCACCTATATCGCGC from Sulfitobacter sp. S190 includes the following:
- a CDS encoding DMT family transporter, with the protein product MTQYAIIMTLAGIGIPLLAALNAALGTRIGSPAVAATVLFAIAFATALVVALATGPGAFARVAGTPRHLLLAGVLIAFYVLSITYIAPHFGIGNAVFFVLLGQLISAALIDQFGLFGAQVSPISPTRAAGIATMAIGVWLTQLA